CAGCAATTCGACGCCTTCGACCTTCCGGACCGCAGCCGCAATCGCATCGAGAACCGCCCGGTCCTTGCCTTCGCTGAAATTGGGCACACACTCGACGATCCGCGGGTTCATCGTCCCGTCAGTATACGGAAGGCCCGCGCGGGTCTGCCATGATGGGGCCATGCTCGGTCGGTTGGCGGTCGTGAACGCGGGTGAGTTGGTGACGCTGCGAGGGCCTCAAGTTCCCCGCACCCGTGAGGCGATGCGCGAGGTCGGAATCGTCGCATCAGGCGGATTCTTCGTCGAAGACGGCATATTCACCTTCGTCGCGACCTCCAACGAAGTCGAGGATCGGATCGAACCTGGCGATACGGTCGTGGACGCAGGGGGGCGAGTGGTGATGCCCGGATTCGTTGACGCTCACACGCACCTCGTGTTCGCTGGCGACAGGTTTCGAGACTTCGAGTGGAGGGCGTTGGGGAAGAGCTACGCCGAGATCGCCCAAGAAGGGGGCGGGATCCGCTCGACGATGCGGGCTACTCGCTTGACCGGCGAGAATGAACTGCTGGCGCTCGCCAGCAAGAGATCGCGATGGATGATGCGTTGCGGAACGACGACGGCGGAAGTCAAGTCGGGCTATGGGCTCACCAAGGTCGACGAACTGAAAATGTTGCGCGTCATTAGGTCCCTTAGCGAAGAGGCCGCGATCAACATGGTGCCTACGTTCCTCGGCCTGCACGCCCTACCCCCCGAGTTCGAAGGGGACAGGAGCGGATATGTCGAAATGATGTTGGACGAGGTGCTACCGCAGGTCGCCGCAGAGAATCTGGCCGACTGGGCCGATGTTTTCGTCGAGGAGGGCTACTTCTCTCCGGATGACGCCGAGCGACTTGCCGAGCGGGCGCAAAACCTCGGTTTGGGGCTGCGAATGCACGTCGACCAGATGCAGGATTCGGGCGGAGCGGCGCTGGCGGCTCGGTTGGGCGCGGCGACCGCAGATCACCTGGAGTTTGCGTCCGAGTCGGGCATCGCCGCGCTTGCCGAAGCGGGGGTCGTCCCGGTTCTCCTACCAGGTTCCGTCCTGGGGTTGGGAAAGACCCGCTACCCGAACGCGCGGGCGATGATCGAGGCGGGCTTGCCCGTCGTCGTAGCGACTGATTTCAACCCCGGCTCGTCGCCCTGCCCTTCGCTTCCGACGACTCTTTCGCTCGCCTGCACGATGATGGGAATGACCCCCGAGGAAGCTTTGATTTCGGCGACGGTCAATGCGGCGCATTCGTTGGGTCTGGGGCACGAAGTCGGGTCGATCGAAGAAGGGAAGCGGGCCGACTTTGTGATTCACGACGCCGAAGACTGGCGCGAAACGCTGGTCTACTCGGGTCGGGAGACCGCTTTCGAGGTCTATGTGGCTGGGAATAGGGCCCTTTAGCGATTCTGCTGGAGGGGACCAAGCACCCGACCTCTCAGGAGAATTGGCTTTCTGCCGCCGCTCGCCCGAGGATCTGACGCATTCGCAGCCCGGTCAGGCTCCGCCCTACGCGGCCAGCACGCGTCGCTTTTGCGCGAGCAGCCTTGGAGTCGGCTTCATCCCAGCGGCTTTGCGGGCGCGCTCGGCTGAACGCCACAGCAACGAAGCCCTCCGAAGGTCGCCGCTGCGCGAAAGGGCCTCGGCTGCTGCTTCTTGGGCGTACAGCGACCGAAGAGCGAACCCTTCGGACTTGGCGTTCTCAGCGACGATTTCCAGGGTTTCTGCCGCCTCGGCCGGCCTCCCCAGACCTATCAGCCGAATGCCCTCAGAGAGCCCCAAAACCAAGGCGGGCCACCGGTCGAACCCGACCTTGATTAGCGATTCGGCCCGTTCGGTAGCTTCTTGCGAGCCTTCGACATCGCCGGACTCTGCCGCGAGGGCCGCGCAATTGCAGAAGTATCGGAGGCGCTCGGCCCGATTCGAGCCCTCTACGAGCGGCCCCATGGCCCTCAGAGCCGAACGGGCCTCGATCAGGCGATCCGAGTTCCAGTGCTGTTCGACGATGGCCGCTTGCCGTAGAAGTCGATACGATCTGAATCGCCCGTCAGCGTTGACGAGATCGGCGAGGGCGGCCGAAGCCGCAGACATCTTCCCCGATTCAAGCATCGAGAACACGAGCATCGCCTCTGTGCGAACCGCAGCCTGGGCGTTCGACTTGCGAACCGCCAATCGGTGTGCGGACTGAAAGGTCGATATTGCGGCGTCCATCGCGATCCCCTGATAATACAGGCGTCCTTTCAACTCCAAATGCTCGATCGCGAACGAATCGTGCTGGTCGGCTGGCTCTGTCATTGCGAGCACGGCGAACGCGCGAGGCGGAGGTAGCGCGTCGAACATGGCGGAGCCACCTATGAGCAAGGCGCGCGCGGCTTCCGCGTCCAATCGGCTAGCTTCGATGACGGCAGTCTCGAACGCCGTAACCGCGGATGGGATCGTCTTGACCTTCGCATTCCCAAGTTGCGAGAGCGTAGGCTCTTCGGCCCGGCCACCTTCATCGAGCCAAGGGTGGCCGAAACCTGGCGCTATCAGGCTCGAAGGCCCTCCGGAATGCAAAGCGCAACTCGATTCGACCCGAAACGTCCCTTGCCGAAGCCGAAGCGCATCCGAGTCGCACTCCAAGGCGTCTTCGCCCAGCCATGCTCGCAAACGGAACACGACCTGCCGAAGGGCGTTTCGTGCTGACGGAATCTCCGCAGAAGGAAAAAGCCGCTCGCAGCACTCCGCCCTGCTGGTCCAACTTTCCCCTCGCAGCAAGAGCTTGAGGAACAAAACCCCAACGGACTTCGAAGGAGGCGGACCCAGCTTCAAGTTGCCGCTTTCGACCTCGAAGCGTCCTCCGAGCCTCACCTTCCAGGTGTCAGGCCCCCGGCTCATAGCCTATTGTATACCGACCTGGCGCTCTTGGGCGCCTCTTCGACCTTCCGACCGGCAAGTTTGCTAGTTGTTTGCTCGGTTTGCCGGATGCTGCAACCACGTAACGGCGCAGTAACGGGAACCTGGGATAGCTTAGAGTGAAGCGGACTTCCGTGCAAGGGCGCAAAGGCGACCCGTCTCCTTAGGCAGGAGGGCTCGCCCCACCCCCCACGGGGGATCGACCGTTAAGGAAACTCGCGCTTCGAAGGGGCTCGCGCCAAATGGCCTCCAGGTCCGGCCCGGTCCCCGGAGGAATCTGAAGATGAATCGACTTAGAAACTTCGCCTTTCGCGCCACAAGGTTGGCGCTGCCTTTCGTCGTTGGCTCTGTGACCTTGGCCCAAGCTGTCGTGGTCCCTAACTCTTTGGCGGCGGCCGAGGGAAACTCCTCCGAGACCTTGCCGTTCTACTCGTCTGGATTCATGCGTTTTCAGCAGGTCTACGATGCCAGCCAGTTCAGCGCAATGAGCGGAGGCGCGTTCATCTCGGCCATGCGCTTTCGGCCCGACAGCGTTCAAGGCGCAGCTTTTTCCCATAGCACGACGATCGACGTGTGGCTGTCCACCACGGCGTACGCTCCTGACAACCTGAGTTCGACCTTCGCCGACAACGTCGGCGCGGACGAAACACAGGTGTTTTCCGGCTCGGTCGCCCTTTCCAGCGCGAATACCGGAGGTGTCCCTCGGGACTTTGACGTTGTGCTGACGTTCTCGACTCCGTTCCTTTACAACCCTGCCAATGGGAACTTGCTGTGGGAAGTCAAGCGGTACTCGGCGACGACGACGTTTCACTACCTCGACGCTGAAGACACATTCGGCGACAGCATCTCCATGCTATGGAACGAGCCGAACGCTCAAGCACCGACCGGAGTGGCCCGAACGTCGGGACTCGTGACGAAATTCGACTTCGTTCCTGTGCCCGAACCCACCACTGCGGTCGTGCTTGCCCTTGGAGCGCTCGCTCTGGCACGGAGGCGAACCCGAACTTGAGGGGATCTGAATATCGATTCAAGCGCCGCTGTTCGACTCGATGAAACGTCCGATATCGCCCTTCAACTGCTCCAAGCAAGGAGAGTGAATGTACATCATGTGGCCGGCCTCGTACTCTCCGGTAAAGATATTGGTGCGGAGGCTCGGGTCGAGGCCCATGTGTGCCAGCGTGTACTCCGTCGCAAAATAGGGCGTAGCCAAGTCGTAGTACCCAGAAGCCACGTAGACCTTCATGTAGGGGTTCTTCGACATAGCGCTTCGAAGTGACTCACTAGTGTCGGGGAATCCCTCACCGGCCGAGCCCCAATTCCAAGGCTTCTCGATTCCCTTAAATACATGATAGACCAAGTCACTTTCATATTTGAGGTCGCGGCGCATGTACTGGTTAGCCGTGGACGTAAACGGAGGCATGATGGCGCTCATCGAAGGGTCATGTTCGGGCTTCTCTCGTGCCGCCAGTTCGTCGATGCCAATGAACCTGCTGTCGAGCCGCCCCACTGTTCTCTTCCGATCTCGTAGAAGCTCTTTGCAAAAGGAGTGAATCTCGATTCTCAGCTCGCGGTTCTCGACGAACTCCCGTTTCAGGCCCGTAAACTGGCACAGCTTGGCTCGAACTCGGCTCCGTTCCCGGTCGGTGAGCCGGTCGCCTTTGGCAAGGGCTTCGGAGTACTCGCCCATCGCGAACGCTTCGACGGCCTTGAGCGTCGATTTCAGGTCCTGTGAGAGCCGCTTGTCCAGCTTGCCATGATAGAACGCAGTTGCGGTATAGGTCGGCAGAAAGAGGACGTAAGGAAGGTCGTTACCCTTGAAGAACCGAGCCGTCTGAAAGTTGAGAATTGAAGAGACCAGAACGATGCCGTTCATGGCAATCCCACGTTCGACTAAGTAACTGGAGAGGCCCGCCGCCCGGGTCGTGCCATAACTCTCCCCCACAATAAAGAGGGGCGAGGTCCATCTCATGTTTCTTGCAAGATACATGCGAATGAACTCCGCGACTGATTCGATGTCACCCTGGACCCCCCACATCCGCTCGGAAACCTCAGGCGTACGAGCTCGACTATAGCCGGTACCTACGGGGTCGATGAATACCAAGTCGGTGTGTTCGAGCCAAGTGTGGGGGTTGTCCACCAGCCGATAGGGTGGCGCAGGCATCTGCCCATCTTCGAGCAAGTGAACCTTTTTCGGGCCCAGCGCCCCAAAGTGCAGCCACAAGGAGGGCGATCCGGGGCCGCCGTTGAAGGAGAACATGAGCGGCCGTTGCGCAGGGTCGCCGTCCACTGACTTGGTGTAGGCCATGTAGAACATCTGCGCCTCGATCTCGCCTTTGGCATCGCGCAACGGCATCCGGCCCGCGGTAACGGTATATTCGAGCTTGCGACCCGCAATCTGCATCGAGTGGTCGGTGACGACTGGGGACTCTTCAGTGAGTGGGGCGGCGTCCGTGGGGGACTCTTGTTTTTCGTTGGGTTCCGACATGGATGGTTTTCGCCTTCGGGAAGTGAGCCTCGTTTTACCTAAGGCGCGGGCCGAGAAGCTGAGTTAGGAAGGCGAACGCAAGAAACTTGCGCCTGGCTGCGCGGGGATTGCGCAAACTCAGGAGAATGTCCCGCAGCGAATGGCCGCTCTTGGCCGCCGTGTTCCTGGAAATGACCGGCTTCGGAATGGCGTTTCCGGACATCCAACTGCGGGCAGAGGTGTTTGGCGCGCCGGGACAGATCATCGGCGCGGTGTTGGCTTCGTACTTCGTGGTTCAGCTTCTCGTTTCTCCCGCCTGGGGGCGATTGAGCGATCGGGTCGGCAGAAAGCCGGTCTTGCTCGTGTGTACGGCGCTTTCCGCAGGTTCGATGGTGATCTATGCGCTCGCCCATACCGTCGA
The genomic region above belongs to Candidatus Nitrosymbiomonas proteolyticus and contains:
- a CDS encoding imidazolonepropionase, yielding MLGRLAVVNAGELVTLRGPQVPRTREAMREVGIVASGGFFVEDGIFTFVATSNEVEDRIEPGDTVVDAGGRVVMPGFVDAHTHLVFAGDRFRDFEWRALGKSYAEIAQEGGGIRSTMRATRLTGENELLALASKRSRWMMRCGTTTAEVKSGYGLTKVDELKMLRVIRSLSEEAAINMVPTFLGLHALPPEFEGDRSGYVEMMLDEVLPQVAAENLADWADVFVEEGYFSPDDAERLAERAQNLGLGLRMHVDQMQDSGGAALAARLGAATADHLEFASESGIAALAEAGVVPVLLPGSVLGLGKTRYPNARAMIEAGLPVVVATDFNPGSSPCPSLPTTLSLACTMMGMTPEEALISATVNAAHSLGLGHEVGSIEEGKRADFVIHDAEDWRETLVYSGRETAFEVYVAGNRAL
- a CDS encoding peptidase S10 is translated as MSEPNEKQESPTDAAPLTEESPVVTDHSMQIAGRKLEYTVTAGRMPLRDAKGEIEAQMFYMAYTKSVDGDPAQRPLMFSFNGGPGSPSLWLHFGALGPKKVHLLEDGQMPAPPYRLVDNPHTWLEHTDLVFIDPVGTGYSRARTPEVSERMWGVQGDIESVAEFIRMYLARNMRWTSPLFIVGESYGTTRAAGLSSYLVERGIAMNGIVLVSSILNFQTARFFKGNDLPYVLFLPTYTATAFYHGKLDKRLSQDLKSTLKAVEAFAMGEYSEALAKGDRLTDRERSRVRAKLCQFTGLKREFVENRELRIEIHSFCKELLRDRKRTVGRLDSRFIGIDELAAREKPEHDPSMSAIMPPFTSTANQYMRRDLKYESDLVYHVFKGIEKPWNWGSAGEGFPDTSESLRSAMSKNPYMKVYVASGYYDLATPYFATEYTLAHMGLDPSLRTNIFTGEYEAGHMMYIHSPCLEQLKGDIGRFIESNSGA